The following coding sequences lie in one Cannabis sativa cultivar Pink pepper isolate KNU-18-1 chromosome 5, ASM2916894v1, whole genome shotgun sequence genomic window:
- the LOC115716171 gene encoding uncharacterized protein LOC115716171: MSKEEERVSKIQEEENIGNQHNNNDDENKKKKKKKKISDFEMPLHYPRYKKRDYEIMAEWKLDLLLTQYGLPTNLGDDDDDDNLNHKRKFAMGAFLWPSQYHQ; this comes from the coding sequence ATGAGTAAAGAGGAAGAAAGAGTTAGTAAAATCCAAGAAGAAGAGAATATTGGGAATcaacataataataatgatgatgagaataagaagaagaagaagaagaagaagattagtGATTTTGAGATGCCTCTTCACTACCCAAGATACAAGAAAAGAGACTATGAGATTATGGCTGAGTGGAAGCTTGACTTGCTTTTGACACAATATGGTTTGCCTACAAATcttggtgatgatgatgatgatgataatctTAACCACAAGAGGAAATTTGCTATGGGAGCTTTTCTTTGGCCTTCTCAATATCATCAATAA